In Archangium violaceum, the following are encoded in one genomic region:
- a CDS encoding serine/threonine-protein kinase PknK — translation MTPVLAIPGYRLGNEVARGGFGTLYSAWRESDGLHVAIKVAHPEVALAHTQLARETEVLRVIGPPTVPTVYETGSLPGGAPYLVMQFITHPTLAQRLARLSGPMPVAEYASRALTLLDALAVVHARGFLHGDLKPENVFLDDTARAAGFFDFGLSRPVSAPAASSAEEPTPPIGDSFAGTAEYMSPEQCSGESGLDARSDIYSLGVLFYEMLTGRPPFFGTPADVIHAHLARRPLRPSELAPVPAALEQVVLRCLTKERARRYDTVDALRLALQEALASAEPSAPAPLPRAQEKAPPAAPVRRSVAVLFFRSGANPVTVQKALASFGGQMAFHEGTRFAGAFDPDVGENPVQRARQAAEGLAAQNLAPAALVDVASVMVQRRPGGPARYLGPIFARKDRYPTDDDPATLLLTTAAAEALPELPCEPVQGREGLFRRASTATGREDVTVLQHGSGVLVGRGNELAELMESAGLALVEGAPTLVTVLGDRGHGKTHLSAALVQQLQVALPHARVAAWRAREPVQGDPEGTLRMVLRGALYDFRGESDLTGSEEEGRAACFELLGPQLATELWPGVASTLGWLAPGAAGLQNWAAAPGALRSLAMRAAGELLAARARRQHLCLLLDDAHHAEETALDALEYAALAESRIPLWVCVLARPGFERLRPSWGTRAARRHVLPLGPLSPPGAMELCRTLLRPAENVPAAALERLTERAQHVPLFLVELVRGLKRLGLVRQRASGGSWYLATDELDRMPEMRLVDWLADRELGALPVELAAHARLCALLGPDFTAAEAEGVVHALEEDGGAADFPLDPRHATRRLLDLGLLVSHRQEGISFRNELLRATVERALPEGDRVRIHRAAFRYYLSAAGAAERQRLPRLALHAAAAGLRDEAAALYIDLAESARGRHAYLEAESTYTRALELLDAEDWRRRLTVLRGRGLMRYRVGRYEDSLADFAAARELARQLEAVNDEVDLLLDEAMAYDWINDYNRSEERVYAAQELAFAVNLKSPLLQVRLLLGLGRAQFRNGQWEECCEPLQEAAERARKLGDAGYESLVVAQLLLGVILPNLGRIDEAERIFEEVITECTERGDRLHLGSAINNRRNLWVARNDFQGAMQDQERFMHLGRELGMVGWEYFAEHNMGELLYQAGDAEAAAPHIARAIELERHHPEMAPRPWALLLQARALAYLGQDERARELLTNIRQTLKQSGAEFSPSEEVIFSAVELATRDATLKEWDALLARSAEYSVEQEPLEVLELRGLAWLRKGERAAAVRMLEEALRRADTVPNVMRGRLQRSLEKARLSPAA, via the coding sequence ATGACTCCAGTCCTCGCCATTCCCGGCTACAGGCTGGGGAACGAGGTGGCACGCGGCGGCTTCGGCACCCTCTACTCCGCGTGGCGCGAGAGCGACGGCCTGCACGTGGCCATCAAGGTGGCCCACCCCGAGGTGGCCCTGGCCCACACCCAGCTCGCCCGCGAGACCGAGGTGTTGCGCGTCATCGGCCCACCCACCGTGCCCACCGTGTACGAGACGGGCTCCCTGCCTGGGGGCGCGCCGTACCTCGTCATGCAGTTCATCACGCACCCCACCCTGGCGCAGCGCCTGGCCCGGCTGTCCGGCCCCATGCCCGTGGCGGAGTACGCCTCGCGCGCCCTGACCCTGCTGGACGCGCTCGCGGTGGTGCACGCCCGCGGCTTCCTCCACGGCGACCTCAAGCCGGAGAACGTCTTCCTCGACGACACCGCGCGCGCCGCCGGCTTCTTCGACTTCGGCCTCTCGCGGCCCGTGAGCGCCCCCGCGGCCTCCTCCGCCGAGGAGCCCACGCCCCCCATCGGCGACTCCTTCGCCGGCACCGCCGAGTACATGTCCCCGGAGCAGTGCTCGGGCGAGTCCGGCCTGGACGCGCGCTCGGACATCTACTCCCTGGGAGTCCTCTTCTACGAGATGCTCACCGGCCGGCCGCCCTTCTTCGGCACCCCGGCCGACGTCATCCACGCGCACCTGGCGCGCCGGCCCCTGCGCCCCTCGGAGCTTGCGCCCGTGCCCGCGGCGCTCGAGCAGGTGGTGCTGCGCTGCCTCACCAAGGAGCGCGCCCGCCGCTACGACACCGTGGACGCCCTGCGGCTCGCGCTCCAGGAGGCCCTGGCCAGCGCCGAGCCCTCCGCTCCCGCGCCCCTCCCGCGCGCACAGGAAAAGGCTCCGCCGGCCGCGCCCGTGCGGCGCTCGGTGGCCGTGCTCTTCTTCCGCTCCGGCGCCAACCCCGTCACCGTGCAGAAGGCGCTCGCCAGCTTCGGCGGGCAGATGGCCTTCCACGAGGGCACGCGCTTCGCCGGTGCCTTCGACCCGGACGTCGGGGAGAACCCCGTGCAACGCGCCCGGCAGGCCGCCGAGGGCCTCGCCGCGCAGAACCTCGCGCCCGCCGCGCTGGTGGACGTGGCCTCGGTGATGGTGCAGCGCCGCCCCGGTGGCCCCGCGCGCTACCTCGGCCCCATCTTCGCCCGCAAGGACCGCTACCCCACGGACGACGACCCCGCGACCCTGCTGCTCACCACCGCGGCGGCGGAGGCGCTGCCGGAGCTGCCATGCGAGCCGGTGCAGGGCCGCGAGGGCCTCTTCCGGCGCGCGTCCACCGCCACCGGGCGCGAGGACGTCACCGTCCTCCAGCACGGCAGCGGGGTGCTGGTGGGCCGCGGCAACGAGCTGGCCGAGCTGATGGAGAGCGCGGGCCTGGCGCTGGTGGAGGGCGCGCCCACGCTGGTGACGGTGCTGGGAGACCGGGGCCACGGCAAGACGCACCTGAGCGCCGCCCTCGTCCAGCAGCTCCAGGTGGCCCTGCCCCACGCGCGCGTGGCCGCCTGGCGCGCCCGCGAGCCGGTGCAGGGCGACCCCGAGGGCACGCTGCGCATGGTGCTGCGCGGCGCGCTGTATGATTTCCGCGGTGAGTCGGACCTGACGGGCTCCGAGGAGGAGGGCCGCGCCGCCTGCTTCGAGCTGCTGGGGCCCCAGCTGGCCACCGAGCTGTGGCCCGGCGTGGCCTCCACCCTGGGGTGGCTCGCCCCGGGTGCCGCCGGGCTGCAGAACTGGGCCGCGGCACCTGGCGCCCTCCGCTCGCTGGCCATGCGCGCCGCGGGTGAGCTGCTGGCCGCGCGCGCCCGCCGCCAGCACCTGTGCCTGCTCCTCGACGACGCGCACCACGCCGAGGAGACGGCGCTGGACGCGCTGGAGTACGCCGCGCTCGCCGAGTCCCGCATCCCCCTCTGGGTGTGCGTGCTGGCGCGCCCGGGCTTCGAGCGCCTGCGCCCCTCCTGGGGCACGCGCGCCGCCCGCCGCCACGTGCTGCCCCTGGGGCCCCTGTCCCCGCCTGGTGCGATGGAGCTGTGCCGCACGCTGCTGCGCCCGGCGGAGAACGTCCCCGCCGCCGCGCTCGAGCGCCTCACCGAGCGCGCCCAGCACGTCCCCCTCTTCCTCGTGGAGCTGGTGCGAGGCCTCAAGCGCCTGGGCCTCGTGCGCCAGCGCGCCAGCGGCGGCAGCTGGTACCTCGCCACGGACGAGCTGGACCGCATGCCGGAGATGCGGCTGGTGGACTGGCTGGCGGACCGGGAGCTGGGCGCGCTGCCGGTGGAGCTGGCGGCGCACGCCCGGCTGTGCGCGCTGCTCGGCCCGGACTTCACCGCCGCCGAGGCCGAGGGCGTGGTGCACGCGCTGGAGGAGGACGGGGGCGCGGCGGACTTCCCGTTGGACCCCCGGCATGCCACGCGCCGGCTGTTGGACCTGGGCCTGCTGGTGTCGCACCGCCAGGAGGGCATCAGCTTCCGCAACGAGCTGCTGCGCGCCACGGTGGAGCGCGCGCTGCCCGAGGGAGACCGGGTGCGCATCCACCGCGCCGCCTTCCGCTACTACCTGAGCGCGGCCGGTGCCGCCGAGCGCCAGCGCCTGCCGCGTCTGGCCCTGCACGCCGCCGCCGCGGGCCTGCGCGACGAGGCCGCCGCCCTCTACATCGACCTGGCCGAGTCCGCGCGCGGCCGGCATGCGTACCTCGAGGCCGAGTCCACCTATACCCGCGCGCTGGAGCTGCTGGACGCGGAGGACTGGCGGCGCCGCCTCACCGTGCTCCGGGGGCGGGGACTCATGCGCTACCGCGTGGGGCGCTACGAGGACTCGCTGGCGGACTTCGCCGCGGCGCGCGAGCTGGCCAGGCAGCTCGAGGCCGTCAACGACGAGGTGGACCTGCTGCTGGACGAGGCCATGGCCTACGACTGGATCAACGACTACAACCGCTCCGAGGAGCGGGTGTACGCGGCCCAGGAGCTGGCCTTCGCGGTGAACCTGAAGTCGCCGCTGCTCCAGGTCCGCCTGCTGCTGGGCCTGGGACGCGCGCAGTTCCGCAACGGCCAGTGGGAGGAGTGCTGCGAGCCCCTGCAGGAGGCGGCCGAGCGCGCGCGCAAGCTGGGAGACGCGGGGTACGAGTCGCTGGTGGTGGCGCAGCTGCTGCTCGGCGTCATCCTCCCCAACCTGGGCCGCATCGACGAGGCGGAGCGCATCTTCGAGGAGGTCATCACCGAGTGCACCGAGCGCGGAGACCGGTTGCACCTGGGCAGCGCCATCAACAACCGCCGCAACCTGTGGGTGGCGCGCAACGACTTCCAGGGCGCCATGCAGGACCAGGAGCGCTTCATGCACCTGGGGCGTGAGCTGGGCATGGTGGGCTGGGAGTACTTCGCCGAGCACAACATGGGCGAGCTGCTCTACCAGGCGGGAGACGCGGAGGCGGCGGCGCCCCACATCGCCCGCGCCATCGAGCTGGAGCGGCACCACCCGGAGATGGCGCCGCGGCCCTGGGCGCTGCTGCTGCAGGCGCGTGCGCTGGCCTACCTCGGGCAGGACGAGCGGGCGCGCGAGCTGCTGACGAACATCCGCCAGACGCTGAAGCAGAGCGGCGCGGAGTTCAGCCCCTCCGAGGAGGTCATCTTCTCCGCCGTGGAGCTGGCCACGCGCGATGCCACCCTCAAGGAGTGGGACGCGCTGCTGGCCCGCTCCGCCGAGTACTCGGTGGAGCAGGAGCCACTGGAGGTGCTGGAGCTGCGGGGGCTCGCCTGGCTGCGCAAGGGAGAGCGAGCGGCGGCCGTGCGCATGCTGGAGGAAGCGCTGCGCCGCGCCGACACCGTCCCCAACGTCATGCGGGGACGGCTCCAGCGCAGCCTGGAGAAGGCACGCCTCAGCCCTGCCGCATGA